TGCTGGTCGCGACCGTGGTCAACTCCGTGGGCGCGGTGATCGACAGGCAGGGCCGGGTCGTGCGCGGCAACTACCACGCCGAGCTGGGCGAGCGCCGCCACCCGAGCGCCGACTACGCCGAGCTGACCGAGGCGCCGGCCGTCATGGGCAACACGACGCTGACCGTGATGGTCACCAACGTGCGGCTGACGGACGTCGAGCTGCTGCAGGTGGGCCGCCAGGTGCACAGCTCGATGCACCGGGGCATCCAGCCGTTCCACACGCTGACCGACGGCGACACGATGTTCGCGATGACGACCGACGAGGTGGAGCCGGCCGGCGTGAAGCCCACGGGCCTGGGCACGCTGGCCTCCGAGGTCGCCTGGGACGCCATCCTGAGCGCGGCGGAGTAGCGGCATGTGGACAGCTCCGCGGTACGCGGCCGGGGACCCCGCCCACGAGGCCGACCTGATCAGGGAGAACCCGTTCGCCCTGGTCGTCAGCACGGTGGACGGCGTGCCCGTGGCCACGCACACGCCCGTCCTGCTGGGCGAGGAGGGGACGCTGGTCGGGCACATGGCCAGGGCCAACCCGCACTGGCGCTCGTTCGCCTCGGGGCCTGAGGTGCTCGTCGTCTTCTCCGGGCCGCACGGTTACGTCTCGCCCACCGTGTACGGCACCGACCCCGCCGTCCCGACCTGGGACTACGCGGCCGTGCACGTGACCGGCCGGGTGGAGCTGCTGGACGACGCGCTGGAGGTGGTGGAGGCCACCGTGGCGGCGGCCGAGTCGCTGCGCTCGCCGTCGTGGGAGCCGACGCCCGCCTCCCGGGAGAGGTTCCGCGCGCTGCTGCCCGGGGTAGTGGCCTTTCGCGTACATGTTCGTACGCAGCAGAGCGTGTTCAAGCTGAGCCAGGACATCGACGCCGAGCGGTACGCCCGTGTCCGCGCCTCCGCCGCCGCCGAGAACCCGAGGCTCGCCGAGTTGATGGACAGGTCATGACATTTCCCACGTTCACGTCCAGCCAGACCGACCCCCGCGCCCGTGGCAAGGAGCTCGGCACGCACCTGCGCAAGCAGGTGGCGGCCAACCTCGCCGGCTACACCGACCTGTTC
The nucleotide sequence above comes from Nonomuraea gerenzanensis. Encoded proteins:
- a CDS encoding FMN-binding negative transcriptional regulator, producing MWTAPRYAAGDPAHEADLIRENPFALVVSTVDGVPVATHTPVLLGEEGTLVGHMARANPHWRSFASGPEVLVVFSGPHGYVSPTVYGTDPAVPTWDYAAVHVTGRVELLDDALEVVEATVAAAESLRSPSWEPTPASRERFRALLPGVVAFRVHVRTQQSVFKLSQDIDAERYARVRASAAAENPRLAELMDRS